The segment TTGATATAATTGCTCCTGAAACTAAGTGCAAAAAATCTATAATTTGTCTAGCAATATGACATCAATCATGTCCGAAACAATAGGTTACACCCCTTGGTTAGACAAAAAAAATTTAATCCCTGGACAAAATTGGCGTGATGAAATTCCTAAAGCGATTAAGAATAGTGATATTTTTATTGCTTGTTTGTCAACTCGCTCAGTAAGTAAGCAAGGTTATGTTCAACGGGAATTTAAAATTGCTTTAAATGAATATGCAGATCGACCACCAGGGTCTATTTATCTGATTCCCCTCAGATTAGATGACTGTCAAATTCCTGATCTCAGACAAAATGAATATGGGGTTAATTTACGCGATATCCACTGGTTAGATTATTGGGAAGAAGATAGGTTTGACAGATTACTACAAGCCATAGAATATGCTAGGAAAAATTTTGATAATAATACAGAAGATATTATTGAGAAAATAAACGAAACTAACACTGATAATAGTGAGAATTTACTCTCATTCTCATTTGAAACAGTTACCGTTAACCAAGGGGGAGAGATTATTGATAGAGAAAATCTAACCGCTAACTATTTTAGTGAAAATTTAGGCAAAGATGTCACCTTAGACATGGTTTCTATCCCTGGTGGGACGTTTATGATGGGAACAGATGATGCTGAAATTGAAAGGTTAGTCAAAAAGTTTGAATGGGACGGTTTTAGAAGGGAAAAACCCCAACATGAAGTCAGGGTTTCTCCTTTCTGGATGGGGAAATATCCCGTTACTCAAGCGCAATGGAGAGCGATCGCAGCTTTAGACAAAATAGATTTAGATTTAACGTTAGATCCATCTAATTTCAAAGGGGATCAACGTCCTGTAGAGTCAGTCACTTGGTTTGAATGCGTCGAGTTTTGTAAGCGACTCTCTAAGCTAACGGGAAGAGACTATGGACTGCCTTCGGAAGCACAATGGGAATACGCTTGTAGGTCAGTTAACAGTGAACAGTTATCAGTGATCAGTGAAGAGTTGGCAATAGGAGAATGGAATCAAAAATATCATCAACCGTTTTACTTTGGAGAGACGATAACCACGGATTTAGCTAATTATAATGGCAACTATCTTTATGCTAATGAACCAAAGGGGCAATACAGGCAAGAAACAACTCCTGTAGGACAATTTCCCTCAAATGCCTTTGGTTTATACGATATGCACGGTAACGTCTGGGAATGGTGCGCGGATTAATGGCATGAAAACTATCAAAATTCTCCCTCAGATGGCAGTATTTGGCTAAATGGTGATGATAATCGTTCCCCAATGCGGGGTGGTTCTTGGATCAACGATCCTGATAACTGCCGTTCCGCTTACCGCATCTTCAACTTTAGGCGCGAGCATCGTCTCGACATTCTCGGTTTTCGAGTTGTCTGCGGATTCGGGAGAAATCTTTGACCCTTTTTACTCTTTCCCTTTTGCCCTTTACCCTATTTTCTTCTTTTTCTTTTTGTTTTCCGCCATCAGGCGGATCGCCTTATTTTTTTTTAAGTAGATTTATGTTAATTCTGAAACCTTGTATTAGTTTTTAAAAACTAGCTTAGGTTTTTAAAAAACCGTGTACTGTTTTATGCTGATAATTTTGTCCTCCCTAGGGGTTTAATACCATTAAACCCGACCTACGATTGAGCCTAAACGTTGATTAAACCTAAAGTAAGGACATTAAGGATAATAATTTTTAGCAATTTAACCGCGATCACTACTTTAGACCAAGCCCTAGATGATTGTTGGTTTCCCGATCAAGCTTAAGGGTTTCTCTGCTTCACTCAAGATAATTTGTACTAATTAATCAAGTGTTGCAACCCTTAACTGTCAATTTAAAGACATACTACCCCAAGTTACATTATTATTTTAGCACAAAAAGAGTTTTTCTTTTACATAACTGAAACCCGCATTCTTACGTTGATTATTGAGAATAATTATGATTAACTCCCTGGTTTTTTGGTATAGTATGTTACTTTATTAACAAAATTTTTATAAACTATGGACTAAAATCTAAAATCTTTATTAAATTTTAGAACTTTAATAACTCATTTAAAGAGTAAGGACAATCTGACGGTAATTCCAAATTATAATCATCTAAAATATCTCTTTTAGCTCGATTATAAATGGTATCTAAATCAATTTTATTTTTTAATAAAGTAGTTAGTAAATCTTCTAATTGCTCTTGAAAGTTATTAATTTCTTTATGCCAATATTTGCGAGGTTCTATATCAGGCAAATGCTCCAATTTTAAACGATGAATAATAATTTGTTTCAGTAAACTATTAACGGTTCGTAAATCACTTCTACCCACGCTCTCTAATTCCTCAATTAAATTCTTTAAGTCAAGGGCAGAAAAATCTTGACATTTTAATTGTTTGATGGTTATTTCCAACCAATGATGATAGTCACTATCGTAAAGAGTTTGAGGTGTATTATGAGTTAGTTTTGCCATAGATTTTTCATTAAGTAACTTGTTTTTGTGGTAAATTGCTAGACGGTTCAAAACTGTGCTCAGAAGACTGATTAAATCCCATTAAAACACTTTCCAAAGCAGGAAGCAAGTGATTAACCTGTTTCAAACGAATTAAGATATCCCAGATAGGTTCGCACTTCTTCCAAGCACCCGCATACACCAAATGACGTAAGCGATCGCTCCATTCTGATTTTACCCAAGCTCCTTGAAAAATGGAACTCCAGCGATAAAAATTTCGATAAGCATTCCAATAACCTGCTTCTAAGGTTTCTATGCTTAATTTACTAGGACGATAAACAACGTGACGAGTATCATACAAATCCCAATTATTTGTTAAAATACGCCCTTGTTCTACCATTCTTTGATACAAGGGAGTGCCTGGATAGGGGGTCAAAATATGGAAGGTTGCTGTCTCAATTCCTTGGGAAATTGCCCAATCTACTGTCCTATCAAAAACCGTTTCATCATCTTCATCCATACCAAAGACAAAGCTACTATTAACCATGACACCATGATCGTGTAATCGTTTAATAGCTAAGGAATAATCACGGTTTAGATTATGATATTTATGCTGTTCTTTGAGATTATTAAAATCAAGAGTTTCAAAGCCAACAAATAGACTCCTTAAACCACATTCTACCGCTTTTTCTAAGAGTCCAGGTTGTAAAATTGATTGCACCGTCGCTGCTGCTTGCCAAACCCTTCCCAT is part of the Rippkaea orientalis PCC 8801 genome and harbors:
- a CDS encoding DUF29 domain-containing protein, whose amino-acid sequence is MAKLTHNTPQTLYDSDYHHWLEITIKQLKCQDFSALDLKNLIEELESVGRSDLRTVNSLLKQIIIHRLKLEHLPDIEPRKYWHKEINNFQEQLEDLLTTLLKNKIDLDTIYNRAKRDILDDYNLELPSDCPYSLNELLKF
- a CDS encoding B12-binding domain-containing radical SAM protein, producing MKVKMILPALTEALSPFWRPIKYHLFPPLGLATIAAFFDEDDEIELQDEHVEPLNLNTDPDLVILQVYITSAYRAYQLADYYRQRGSYVVLGGLHVTALPEEALQYADTIFLGPGEDTWPQFLADFRGGTPQKIYRSQERTLVGVPPIRRDLIKRHLYLVPNSIVVSRGCPHHCDFCYKDAFYQPGKSFYTQPVDDALAEIEKLPGKHLYFLDDHLFGHEAFASALFEGMKGMGRVWQAAATVQSILQPGLLEKAVECGLRSLFVGFETLDFNNLKEQHKYHNLNRDYSLAIKRLHDHGVMVNSSFVFGMDEDDETVFDRTVDWAISQGIETATFHILTPYPGTPLYQRMVEQGRILTNNWDLYDTRHVVYRPSKLSIETLEAGYWNAYRNFYRWSSIFQGAWVKSEWSDRLRHLVYAGAWKKCEPIWDILIRLKQVNHLLPALESVLMGFNQSSEHSFEPSSNLPQKQVT